A part of Capsicum annuum cultivar UCD-10X-F1 chromosome 6, UCD10Xv1.1, whole genome shotgun sequence genomic DNA contains:
- the LOC107876016 gene encoding CBL-interacting serine/threonine-protein kinase 25 translates to MEQETDHMMDSTRSIIFGKYEMGRLLGQGTFAKVYYGRDIKTSESVAIKVINKDHVKREGMMEQIIREISVMRLVRHPNIVELKEVMATKQKIFVVMEYVKGGELFAKVANGKLKEDVARKYFQQLISAVDFCHSRGVYHRDLKPENLLLDENENLKVSDFGLSALSEQFRSDGLLHTQCGTPAYVAPEVLRKKGYDGAKSDIWSCGVILYVLLAGFLPFKHENLMKMYRKVFKGEYEFPPWFSPEAKKLISKLLVSDPEKRITIAAVTRVPWFLKEFSRSTSFSSIDEENGNQKQESTKEPNMVSRTKSAPPFYNAFEFISAMSSGFDLSSLFEGKRKSGALFTSKCSASMIMSKLESLAKKVNFQIVSAKEFKVKMQGTSDGRKGKLSVMAEVFEVAPEVAIVEFSKSAGDTLEYTKFYEEDVRPSLKEIVWTWQGENNGGD, encoded by the coding sequence ATGGAACAAGAAACAGATCATATGATGGACAGTACGAGGAGCATCATATTCGGGAAGTACGAGATGGGAAGGCTATTAGGACAAGGAACATTTGCAAAGGTTTATTATGGAAGAGATATCAAAACATCAGAAAGCGTGGCGATTAAGGTAATCAACAAAGATCATGTGAAAAGAGAAGGTATGATGGAGCAAATCATTCGAGAAATATCTGTCATGAGATTAGTTCGACATCCAAACATCGTGGAACTCAAAGAAGTCATGGCAACGAAGCAAAAAATCTTTGTTGTTATGGAGTATGTTAAAGGGGGTGAGCTTTTCGCTAAGGTTGCTAATGGGAAACTTAAGGAGGATGTTGCAAGAAAATACTTTCAGCAGCTGATTAGCGCGGTTGATTTCTGTCATAGTCGAGGTGTATATCACCGCGATTTGAAGCCTGAGAATTTACTTCTCGATGAAAATGAGAACTTGAAGGTTTCGGATTTTGGATTGTCAGCTTTGTCTGAGCAGTTCAGGAGTGATGGTTTGCTTCATACACAGTGTGGTACTCCAGCTTATGTTGCTCCTGAAGTGCTTAGGAAAAAAGGGTATGATGGTGCTAAATCTGATATTTGGTCTTGTGGGGTTATTTTATATGTTCTTTTAGCTGGTTTTTTACCATTTAAAcatgaaaatttgatgaagaTGTATAGGAAAGTTTTCAAAGGAGAATACGAATTTCCTCCCTGGTTTTCTCCTGAAGCCAAGAAATTGATTTCGAAGCTTCTGGTTTCTGATCCTGAAAAGAGAATTACAATTGCTGCTGTAACAAGAGTCCCTTGGTTTCTCAAAGAGTTTAGTCGATCAACTTCGTTCTCATCAATTGACGAAGAAAATGGTAATCAGAAACAGGAGAGTACTAAAGAACCAAACATGGTAAGTAGAACAAAATCAGCTCCCCCTTTTTACAATGCATTTGAATTCATATCAGCAATGTCTTCGGGATTCGATTTGTCAAGTCTTTTTGAGGGCAAGAGGAAATCCGGTGCACTGTTCACATCCAAATGTTCAGCTTCTATGATCATGTCAAAGCTGGAATCTTTAGCCAAGAAAGTGAACTTTCAGATTGTGTCTGCTAAGGAATTCAAGGTGAAGATGCAAGGAACATCGGACGGGCGCAAAGGGAAATTATCAGTTATGGCTGAAGTGTTTGAAGTTGCACCAGAAGTGGCTATTGTTGAGTTCTCCAAATCTGCTGGAGACACCTTAGAGTATACGAAGTTTTACGAAGAAGATGTTCGGCCTTCACTCAAAGAGATTGTTTGGACATGGCAAGGTGAGAATAATGGCGGAGATTAA